From the genome of Salmonella enterica subsp. houtenae serovar Houten:
GCTTTTTCAAACTCTTCTTTGAATTTCTCAACAGAGTCGAAATCACGCTCGATCGCCGCTTTCAGATCGCCCTGCAGAGTGGTGCCTTTTTTTAGCCCCTTCCAGAACAGGCTGTGGTTAGCGTGGCCGCCTGCGTTATTACGTAGCACGGTTTTTTTGTCCGCAGGCACCTGGTCCAGCTTAGTAATCAGTTCTTCAACCGGCAGGTTAGCAAACTCAGGCAGGCTTTCCAGCGCCGCATTAGCATTGTTGACATAGGTTTGGTGGTGTTTGGTGTGGTGAATCTCCATCGTCTGCTTATCGAAATGCGGTTCCAGTGCATCATAAGCGTACGGCAGGGATGGCAGTGTGTAACTCATAATCATCTCCATTATTGTCGAGCGGCACAGTGTTAACGCCGCGTAAGCAGTTGGTTCATTATAGTTAATTAAATGATATTGAAAATGATTATCAATGCCGTACTTTTTACAGGGTTTTAATCATTCGAGCCATGACAAAAGATGTGAGCCGAATCACCCACTTAACGCAATGATTGCCAACATACGCAAAATGGCGGCAATCGTTGAAAGGTGAATACCCTGCGTAATTTTTAAACTCGTTAGGTCGGAGGGGTCATTACCGACGATAAAAAATAACGAGGATTAAGTCATGAGTAACGCGATTACGATGGGTATTTTTTGGCATTTGATAGGTGCGGCTAGTGCAGCCTGCTTCTATGCCCCGTTCAAACAAGTGAAACAGTGGTCATGGGAAACCATGTGGTCAGTGGGCGGCATTGTCTCCTGGCTTATTCTGCCGTGGGTAATTAGCGCCCTGTTACTGCCTGATTTCTGGGCCTATTATGGACAGTTTAACCTCTCCACCCTTTTACCGGTTTTTCTGTTCGGCGCCATGTGGGGCATCGGCAATATTAATTACGGTCTGACCATGCGTTATCTCGGGATGTCGATGGGTATCGGCATCGCTATCGGCATTACGCTTATCGTCGGCACGCTGATGACGCCTATCATCAACGGTAACTTCGATGTGTTAATCCATACCGAAGGGGGACGCATGACGCTGCTTGGCGTCTTTGTCGCGCTGATCGGCGTCGGGATTGTGACGCGCGCCGGACAGTTAAAAGAACGCAAAATGGGCATTAAAGCGGAGGAGTTCAATCTGAAGAAAGGGCTTCTGCTGGCAGTGATGTGCGGCATTTTCTCGGCAGGGATGTCTTTTGCCATGAACGCCGCTAAACCGATGCATGAGGCTGCGGCCGCGCTTGGCGTTGACCCGCTCTATGCCGCGCTGCCGAGCTACGTGGTGATTATGGGCGGCGGCGCACTGGTTAACCTCGGCTTCTGTTTTATCCGTCTGGCAAAAGTACAAAATCTATCGATAAAAGCCGACTTCTCGCTGGCAAGGCCGTTGATTATCAGCAATATTCTGCTGTCCGCGCTTGGCGGCCTGATGTGGTACCTACAGTTCTTTTTCTATGCCTGGGGTCACGCGCGCATTCCGGCGCAATATGACTACATGAGTTGGATGTTGCATATGAGCTTCTATGTGCTGTGCGGGGGGCTTGTCGGCCTGGTACTAAAAGAGTGGAAAAATGCTGGGCGCCGTCCCGTTGGCGTATTAAGCCTCGGCTGCGTGGTAATTATTATCGCGGCGAATATTGTCGGTTTAGGCATGGCCAGCTAATCGCTTTGATTACTGAGATGACGCCATTGACTCGGCGTCATCCCGGTTTCCCGCGTGAACACCACTGAAAAATAGTTACTATCTTCAAAGCCGCACTGCATTGAGATTTCGCTAATCATCAGCGGGCTATGCTGAAGCAGATACTGCGCGTGGCAAATACGGACCTGGCGTAAATATTGATTAATCGTCATCCCGGTCTGGGTGCGAAACTGCTGCCGCAGTACCCGTTCGCTGCATTGTTCCTGCTGGCAAAACGCATCCAGCGCAAAGGGACGCTCAAGGCTATTAGCCAAAGCGGTAATTAATTTATCCAGCAGGGTTTCTCTGGAGGTTGCCGGAAGATCGTCGGTCGCGTAACGATGCCGTTTTAACGTCATCACCAGTTGACCAAACAGCAATTCCGCCATCTCATTCGCCAGCGGATCGCGCCCATTATTCTCATGTTCAAGCTGGTTAATGACCTGCCGCGCCTGATTCATTCCCATACTGCTCAGCCGCCAGTGAGGATGCCACTGCCCTCCCTGAAAGCCGGGAATCATCGCCTGCCAATTTACATTGAGTTTCAAACGCTCCGGGCAATAAATGATATTTTGCAGCACCAGATCGTTAACGGAAGTATAGGAGTGTTTGTCTTCAGCGCGAATATAAAACAGATCGCCGCGGGTAATTCTGTATGGACGGTCATTGAGAACGTGTAAGCCATTGCCTCGCCAGACCATCACCAGTTCACAAAACTCATGCGTATGTTCCGCAAAAACATCCTGTGGATAGCGATCGGCAACCGTAACGGCCTGCTGCTCATCAGTAAAAAAATCTTTTTTCAAAAGGAGTAACTGATTTGCCACCGCAGCACCTCACGTTGAATGCTTGCCGGATAGCCCTACGCTTACCTGGCATTAAAGGGTAGAATTATCAAAGAATTGGCGACGAAAAATGTTGATAGCATTCGCGTTACTGGGGTATCGCATCGCGTCCCTGACGGATATCCCGCGGCGACCAGTTAAATTCGCGGCGAAAGAGGGTCGAAAAGTGGTTACTGTCGCCAAAACCGCAGCGATACGCGATTTCTGTTACGCTATGATCGCTATGGCGCAATAAATGCCGGGCTTTGATCAAACGCAGGCGATTAAGGTAACGCTGCGGTGTCAGCCCGGTATGCTGTTTAAGCTGACGATGCAGCGTGCGTAGCGACAGTGAAAACTGTTCAGCTACCGCCTCCCAGCAGACCTCCTCCGCAAAATGATCTTCCAGCCATACCATCAGTTGGTTAAGTTTGGCGTCGTTATCGGTCGCGCCGCCCATCAGGCTACTGCGGCGTAACAATACCAGTAGTTGCATAAACAAAATTTCGCGATTCGCCACGGCAGGCGCATCCATGCCGTCTCCGGCTCGCTCCATCAGACCGACCAACTGGCGCACCTGCTGCAACGCGCTCTGATTTACCCGCCAGTGAGAAGGATAGTAACCATCCTGCTCCTGCGGCAGCAATTGCTCCAGCCCCGCCAGGAACTGAAAGGCTTCCGGTGAACGCCACAGTACATTCGTCAGGCATAAGTTGTCGGTATGTTCATATAAATGCCGGTCGTGATCGCGAACAAAACACACGGTACCGCCGCTAATGGTATACGGCTGCCCGTTGAACACATGAATGCCCGTACCGTGTTCCACTATCACGATTTCGTGGAAATCATGATGATGTTCAGGGAAAGCGGCTTGCGGCAGACGAGGTTCAATCGCCACGGGTGCTTTACCTGATGGAAAAAAATCCACGCTATGCAGTACCGTCATGATGTATCCCTTCCTGATGAATGAAACTGACTGAAGCCGTTAGTCCAAAAGGCGCGCCGGCCTGGTGATAGTAATTAAGGGTTATCGGTCTCACCTTAAATTTTTAACGCTAAAGCGCGCAAACATGGTCTTTTTTTCAAGAAAAGGCGGGAAAAAGCGGGAAATGCGGACGACATCACACCGGCCTATTAGTAGAAACTGTGAACGCTATCACGTTCATCTTTGCCTTGTTGCCAGCAGCTCATTTTCCTGTCAGTAACGAGAAGGTAGGCCTTTGAGGGCTTTTTTAGACTGTGCGCAATGACTCTAAGAAGGACCTCATTATGACTTTTCGC
Proteins encoded in this window:
- the sodA gene encoding superoxide dismutase codes for the protein MSYTLPSLPYAYDALEPHFDKQTMEIHHTKHHQTYVNNANAALESLPEFANLPVEELITKLDQVPADKKTVLRNNAGGHANHSLFWKGLKKGTTLQGDLKAAIERDFDSVEKFKEEFEKAAASRFGSGWAWLVLKGDKLAVVSTANQDSPLMGEAISGASGFPIVGLDVWEHAYYLKFQNRRPDYIKEFWNVVNWDEAAARFAAKK
- the rhaT gene encoding rhamnose-proton symporter, whose amino-acid sequence is MSNAITMGIFWHLIGAASAACFYAPFKQVKQWSWETMWSVGGIVSWLILPWVISALLLPDFWAYYGQFNLSTLLPVFLFGAMWGIGNINYGLTMRYLGMSMGIGIAIGITLIVGTLMTPIINGNFDVLIHTEGGRMTLLGVFVALIGVGIVTRAGQLKERKMGIKAEEFNLKKGLLLAVMCGIFSAGMSFAMNAAKPMHEAAAALGVDPLYAALPSYVVIMGGGALVNLGFCFIRLAKVQNLSIKADFSLARPLIISNILLSALGGLMWYLQFFFYAWGHARIPAQYDYMSWMLHMSFYVLCGGLVGLVLKEWKNAGRRPVGVLSLGCVVIIIAANIVGLGMAS
- the rhaR gene encoding transcriptional activator RhaR, with amino-acid sequence MANQLLLLKKDFFTDEQQAVTVADRYPQDVFAEHTHEFCELVMVWRGNGLHVLNDRPYRITRGDLFYIRAEDKHSYTSVNDLVLQNIIYCPERLKLNVNWQAMIPGFQGGQWHPHWRLSSMGMNQARQVINQLEHENNGRDPLANEMAELLFGQLVMTLKRHRYATDDLPATSRETLLDKLITALANSLERPFALDAFCQQEQCSERVLRQQFRTQTGMTINQYLRQVRICHAQYLLQHSPLMISEISMQCGFEDSNYFSVVFTRETGMTPSQWRHLSNQSD
- the rhaS gene encoding L-rhamnose operon regulatory protein produces the protein MTVLHSVDFFPSGKAPVAIEPRLPQAAFPEHHHDFHEIVIVEHGTGIHVFNGQPYTISGGTVCFVRDHDRHLYEHTDNLCLTNVLWRSPEAFQFLAGLEQLLPQEQDGYYPSHWRVNQSALQQVRQLVGLMERAGDGMDAPAVANREILFMQLLVLLRRSSLMGGATDNDAKLNQLMVWLEDHFAEEVCWEAVAEQFSLSLRTLHRQLKQHTGLTPQRYLNRLRLIKARHLLRHSDHSVTEIAYRCGFGDSNHFSTLFRREFNWSPRDIRQGRDAIPQ